The Pseudomonas orientalis genome contains a region encoding:
- a CDS encoding GNAT family N-acetyltransferase, with translation MSEALSIHHDQAGHQFETNVDGHRAYLTYMDLGKQTLDIYRTFVPNALRGRGIAAALTEEALKFAEESGYTVIPSCSYVERYMERHQRHAAKL, from the coding sequence ATGAGCGAGGCGTTGTCCATCCACCATGACCAGGCTGGTCATCAGTTCGAGACCAATGTGGACGGTCATCGTGCCTATCTGACCTATATGGACCTCGGGAAACAGACCCTGGATATCTATCGCACGTTCGTGCCCAACGCGTTGCGTGGGCGTGGTATTGCGGCTGCGTTGACCGAAGAGGCGTTGAAGTTTGCCGAAGAGTCAGGCTACACGGTCATCCCGTCCTGCTCCTATGTGGAGCGCTACATGGAGCGCCACCAGCGCCATGCCGCCAAGCTGTGA
- a CDS encoding 3-deoxy-7-phosphoheptulonate synthase gives MADLPINDLNVESNETLITPDQLKREIPLSDAALQTVTKGREVIRDILDGTDHRLFVVIGPCSIHDLKAAHEYAERLKVLAAEVSDTLYLVMRVYFEKPRTTVGWKGLINDPYLDDSFKIQDGLHIGRQLLLDLAEMGLPTATEALDPISPQYLQDLISWSAIGARTTESQTHREMASGLSSAVGFKNGTDGGLTVAINALQSVSSPHRFLGINQEGGVSIVTTKGNAYGHVVLRGGNGKPNYDSVSVALCEQALNKAGIKPNIMVDCSHANSNKDPALQPLVMENVANQILEGNQSIIGLMVESHLNWGCQAIPKDLADLQYGVSITDACIDWAATENTLRSMHAKLKDVLPKRKRT, from the coding sequence ATGGCTGATTTACCGATCAATGACCTTAACGTTGAATCCAACGAGACCCTGATCACGCCCGATCAGCTCAAGCGCGAAATCCCCCTGAGCGACGCTGCCCTGCAGACCGTCACCAAGGGCCGCGAAGTCATCCGTGACATTCTCGACGGCACCGACCACCGCCTCTTCGTCGTGATCGGGCCTTGCTCGATCCATGACCTCAAGGCCGCGCACGAATACGCCGAACGCCTCAAAGTGCTGGCGGCGGAGGTGTCCGACACCTTGTACCTGGTGATGCGCGTCTATTTCGAGAAGCCGCGTACAACCGTGGGCTGGAAAGGTTTGATCAACGACCCGTACCTGGACGACTCGTTCAAAATCCAGGACGGCTTGCATATCGGTCGTCAACTGCTGCTGGACCTGGCGGAAATGGGCCTGCCCACCGCCACCGAAGCGCTGGACCCGATCTCCCCGCAGTACCTGCAGGACCTGATCAGTTGGTCGGCCATCGGCGCCCGTACCACCGAGTCCCAGACCCACCGCGAAATGGCCTCCGGCCTGTCCTCGGCCGTGGGCTTCAAGAACGGCACCGACGGCGGCTTGACCGTGGCGATCAACGCGCTGCAGTCGGTCTCCAGCCCTCACCGCTTCCTGGGCATCAACCAGGAAGGCGGCGTGTCCATCGTCACCACCAAGGGCAACGCCTACGGTCACGTGGTGCTGCGTGGCGGCAATGGCAAACCCAACTATGATTCGGTCAGTGTGGCACTCTGCGAACAGGCGCTGAACAAGGCCGGGATCAAGCCAAATATCATGGTCGACTGCAGCCACGCCAACTCCAACAAGGACCCGGCTCTGCAGCCGCTGGTGATGGAAAACGTCGCCAACCAGATCCTCGAAGGCAATCAGTCGATCATCGGCTTGATGGTCGAGAGCCACCTGAACTGGGGTTGCCAGGCCATTCCAAAAGACTTGGCCGATTTGCAGTACGGTGTGTCGATCACCGACGCGTGCATCGACTGGGCCGCTACCGAGAACACCCTGCGCAGCATGCACGCCAAGCTCAAGGACGTATTGCCCAAACGCAAACGCACCTGA
- a CDS encoding PilZ domain-containing protein — MGRFLPHPDDVAVELIQRPSPPLPRQHLRTIGRGGIACNCPRAWRTGTAVDLHIPSLGASARYPGYVAWCRKGDAGYRIGISFTDEHALFGARMGEQVCQIERYCRLHDADEHTPEQLEALARDWVSRHAGEFSHEAVVQPVLD; from the coding sequence ATGGGTCGTTTTTTACCTCACCCTGATGATGTCGCTGTCGAATTGATCCAACGTCCCTCTCCTCCCCTGCCCCGCCAACACCTGCGCACTATCGGCCGCGGCGGCATCGCCTGCAACTGCCCGCGAGCCTGGCGCACCGGTACGGCGGTCGACCTGCATATCCCTTCCCTGGGCGCCAGCGCTCGGTATCCGGGCTATGTCGCGTGGTGCCGCAAAGGGGATGCCGGCTATCGCATCGGCATCAGCTTTACCGATGAACACGCCCTGTTCGGCGCGCGTATGGGCGAGCAAGTGTGCCAGATCGAGCGCTACTGCCGCCTGCATGACGCCGACGAGCACACGCCTGAGCAACTCGAAGCCCTGGCCCGCGATTGGGTGTCGCGCCACGCCGGCGAGTTCTCCCACGAGGCGGTTGTGCAGCCAGTGCTGGATTAA
- a CDS encoding thioredoxin, with the protein MYTDSEHRPMDGSGSSIVKELELTDLDIDQQLLELPGCSLVAFTSVGCSSCRWARQQLPGWHLPVDRVCWVDAGHNGGAVERYQIFHLPALFLVCEGQFYGQLQTRLTQSDLTDAVNHALTRTQEDLP; encoded by the coding sequence ATGTACACGGACTCCGAACACCGTCCCATGGACGGCAGTGGCAGCAGTATAGTGAAGGAACTGGAATTGACCGACCTGGACATCGACCAGCAATTGCTGGAATTGCCAGGGTGTTCGCTGGTAGCGTTTACCAGTGTCGGTTGTTCCAGTTGCCGCTGGGCGCGCCAGCAGTTGCCGGGCTGGCACTTGCCGGTGGACCGAGTGTGCTGGGTGGATGCCGGGCACAACGGCGGCGCGGTCGAACGTTACCAGATCTTTCATTTGCCCGCGTTGTTCCTCGTGTGCGAGGGTCAATTCTACGGGCAACTACAGACACGTCTTACGCAATCAGACCTGACCGACGCAGTAAACCACGCACTGACCCGTACCCAAGAGGATTTGCCATGA
- a CDS encoding putative 2-dehydropantoate 2-reductase: MTATAHPSPRIGIIGTGAIGGFYGLMLARAGFDVHFLVRSEYAVVSKQGLRVNSSVHGNLHLHPVQAYANAADMPPCDWLLVGTKSTGNADLAPTIAQVGAPDAKVVLLQNGLDVEDSLREHLPPSLHLLGGLCYIGVHRAAPGVVEHQALGRVNLGYHSGTAADDEARQQAIVEEGAGLFHQAGIESQAMASVHQARWHKLVWNVPFNGLSVLLGTGTRALMTDDSSRALIQALMAEVVQGAHACGHEIAASYAGQMFAMTETMDDYLPSMYHDHVHKRALELAAIYARPLAAAKAAGCELPRMQALFQALSFIDRHNR, translated from the coding sequence ATGACCGCCACTGCACACCCTTCGCCACGTATCGGCATCATTGGCACCGGCGCCATAGGCGGCTTCTATGGCCTGATGCTGGCGCGTGCCGGGTTCGATGTGCATTTTCTGGTGCGCAGCGAATACGCGGTAGTCAGCAAACAGGGTCTGCGCGTCAACAGCAGCGTGCATGGCAACCTGCACCTGCATCCGGTGCAAGCGTATGCCAACGCTGCCGATATGCCGCCGTGCGATTGGCTGCTGGTGGGTACCAAATCCACCGGCAATGCCGATCTTGCTCCGACCATCGCCCAAGTCGGGGCGCCGGATGCCAAGGTGGTGCTGTTGCAAAACGGACTGGACGTCGAGGACAGCCTGCGTGAGCACCTGCCGCCGTCGCTGCACTTGCTGGGCGGCCTTTGCTACATCGGTGTGCATCGTGCCGCGCCCGGCGTCGTCGAGCATCAGGCGCTGGGGCGGGTCAACCTGGGCTATCACAGTGGCACCGCCGCCGACGATGAAGCGCGGCAGCAGGCGATTGTCGAAGAAGGGGCCGGGCTGTTTCATCAAGCGGGCATCGAGTCTCAGGCCATGGCGAGCGTGCATCAGGCCCGCTGGCATAAACTGGTGTGGAACGTGCCGTTCAACGGGCTCTCGGTTTTGCTCGGCACTGGCACCCGCGCGCTGATGACGGATGATTCCAGCCGCGCGCTGATTCAAGCGCTGATGGCCGAAGTGGTGCAGGGTGCTCACGCCTGTGGCCATGAAATAGCGGCGAGCTACGCCGGGCAGATGTTCGCCATGACTGAAACCATGGACGACTACCTGCCCAGCATGTATCACGATCACGTGCACAAGCGTGCGTTGGAACTGGCGGCCATCTACGCGCGACCGTTGGCCGCTGCCAAAGCCGCCGGCTGCGAATTGCCGCGCATGCAGGCGCTGTTCCAGGCCTTGAGTTTTATTGATCGGCACAATCGCTGA
- a CDS encoding 5'-nucleotidase, with protein sequence MVKGLSDKLVLAISSRALFDLSESHKVYLAEGVEPYRQYQIEHEEEILEPGDAFPLVKKLLSLNASLGRARVEVVLVSRNSADTGLRVFNSIQHYGLDISRAAFVGGRSPYPYLAAFGCHLFLSTHAEDVRSALDAGFAAATLLSGGPHRASSEELRIAFDGDAVLFSDASERIYQAGGLEAFQASERESAREPLHGGPFKGFLAALNLLQREFADEACPIRTALVTARSAPSHERVIRTLREWDIRLDESLFLGGLDKSAFLEAFAADVFFDDQAGHCERAREVVATGHVPHGISNELKIQSES encoded by the coding sequence ATGGTGAAGGGATTGAGCGATAAACTGGTGCTGGCGATTTCATCGCGGGCCTTGTTCGATTTGAGCGAGAGCCACAAGGTCTACCTCGCCGAAGGGGTGGAGCCGTATCGCCAATACCAGATCGAGCACGAAGAGGAAATCCTTGAACCCGGCGACGCCTTCCCGCTGGTCAAGAAACTGCTGAGCCTCAACGCCAGCCTCGGGCGGGCCCGTGTCGAGGTGGTATTGGTGTCGCGCAACAGCGCCGATACCGGGCTGCGAGTGTTCAACTCGATTCAGCATTACGGCCTGGACATTTCCCGCGCCGCTTTCGTTGGAGGGCGTAGTCCCTATCCGTATTTGGCCGCCTTTGGTTGCCATCTGTTTCTGTCGACCCATGCAGAAGATGTGCGCAGTGCGCTCGACGCCGGTTTTGCCGCGGCGACGCTCCTGTCGGGTGGCCCGCACCGTGCATCAAGCGAGGAACTGCGGATCGCCTTCGATGGCGACGCGGTGCTGTTCTCCGACGCCTCGGAGCGCATCTATCAGGCCGGCGGGTTGGAAGCGTTCCAGGCCAGCGAACGAGAGTCGGCGCGCGAGCCGTTGCACGGCGGCCCGTTCAAGGGCTTCCTGGCGGCGCTCAACCTGTTGCAGCGTGAGTTCGCCGACGAGGCGTGCCCGATTCGCACGGCACTGGTCACCGCGCGCTCGGCGCCGTCCCATGAGCGGGTCATTCGCACCTTGCGCGAATGGGACATCCGCCTGGATGAATCGCTGTTCTTGGGCGGCCTGGATAAATCCGCGTTCCTGGAAGCGTTTGCCGCCGATGTGTTCTTCGATGACCAGGCCGGGCATTGTGAAAGAGCCAGGGAGGTGGTGGCCACCGGGCATGTGCCCCATGGCATCAGTAACGAGTTGAAAATCCAGAGCGAGAGCTGA
- a CDS encoding universal stress protein, with translation MIRSMLYATDLGLYAPYVMQHALALARTFKADLYVIHVVEPIGLFAESVLQSYLDEKALSEWQRQGLTTLMATIEQRVLDSFREELGDGEQDLKLIRSVRVIQGDPCEVILDQLHKLSVDLLIVGSHSHASAAATPLGRTAARLVQVTSVPVYLVPSLQRRRSDESDR, from the coding sequence ATGATTCGTTCGATGCTGTACGCCACGGATCTTGGCCTGTATGCACCGTATGTCATGCAACATGCCCTGGCGTTGGCGCGAACGTTCAAGGCGGATTTGTATGTGATTCATGTGGTGGAGCCCATCGGGCTGTTCGCCGAATCGGTGTTGCAGAGCTACCTTGATGAAAAGGCCCTCAGCGAGTGGCAGCGCCAGGGGCTGACCACGCTCATGGCGACGATCGAGCAACGGGTGCTCGACAGCTTTCGCGAGGAGCTGGGGGACGGGGAGCAGGACCTGAAGTTGATTCGGTCGGTACGGGTGATCCAGGGCGACCCCTGCGAGGTGATTCTCGACCAGTTGCATAAACTTTCCGTCGACTTGTTAATCGTAGGCAGTCATAGCCATGCAAGCGCAGCGGCCACACCGCTTGGGCGCACCGCAGCGCGCCTGGTGCAAGTGACGAGTGTGCCGGTTTACCTGGTGCCGTCGCTGCAACGCCGGCGCAGTGATGAGAGTGATCGGTAG
- the cysB gene encoding HTH-type transcriptional regulator CysB codes for MKLQQLRYIWEVAHHDLNVSATAQSLYTSQPGISKQIRLLEDELGVEVFARSGKHLTRVTPAGERIITTAGEILRKVESIKQIAQEFSNEKKGTLSIATTHTQARYALPPVIRDFIKQYPDVALHMHQGSPMQIAEMAADGTVDFAIATEALELFGDLVMMPCYRWNRCVVVPQGHPLAKLPKLTLEALAEYPIVTYVFGFTGRSKLDEAFSHRGLTPKVVFTAADADVIKTYVRLGLGVGIVAKMAVDTQLDKDLVVLDASELFESSVTKIGFRRGTFLRGFMCDFIEKFAPHLTREVMAKAIQCHNKQELEELFDGVELPVH; via the coding sequence ATGAAGCTTCAACAACTGCGCTACATCTGGGAAGTGGCGCACCACGACCTCAACGTTTCCGCTACCGCTCAAAGCCTCTACACGTCGCAACCCGGTATCAGCAAGCAGATCCGCCTGCTCGAAGACGAGCTGGGCGTCGAAGTATTCGCGCGCAGCGGCAAGCACTTGACCCGCGTCACGCCGGCGGGCGAGCGCATTATCACCACGGCCGGCGAGATCCTGCGCAAGGTCGAGAGCATCAAGCAGATCGCCCAGGAATTCTCCAACGAGAAGAAGGGCACCCTGTCGATCGCCACCACCCACACCCAGGCACGCTACGCCTTGCCGCCGGTGATCCGCGATTTTATCAAGCAATACCCCGACGTGGCGTTGCACATGCACCAGGGCTCGCCGATGCAGATCGCCGAGATGGCCGCTGACGGCACCGTCGATTTCGCTATCGCCACCGAAGCCCTGGAGCTGTTCGGTGACCTGGTCATGATGCCGTGCTACCGCTGGAACCGTTGCGTCGTGGTGCCGCAGGGGCACCCCTTGGCCAAGTTGCCGAAGCTGACCCTGGAAGCTCTGGCCGAATACCCGATCGTGACCTACGTGTTTGGTTTTACCGGCCGTTCCAAGCTTGACGAAGCCTTCAGTCACCGTGGTCTTACGCCGAAGGTGGTGTTCACCGCAGCCGACGCCGATGTGATCAAGACTTACGTGCGGCTCGGCCTTGGCGTGGGCATCGTCGCCAAGATGGCCGTCGACACCCAGCTCGATAAAGACCTGGTGGTGCTCGATGCCAGCGAGCTGTTCGAGTCCAGCGTGACCAAGATCGGTTTCCGGCGTGGCACGTTCCTGCGTGGTTTCATGTGCGATTTCATCGAGAAATTCGCACCGCACCTGACCCGCGAAGTGATGGCCAAGGCAATCCAGTGCCACAACAAGCAGGAACTGGAAGAATTGTTCGACGGCGTGGAACTGCCGGTTCACTAA
- a CDS encoding GreA/GreB family elongation factor: MNKHAVLQLILEKLTVDLDVLQRAAQTAYETATHEENIAENKYDTLGLEASYLATGQARRVEQIRQSLVLCQNLQLRAYDDQRGIELGTLVGLEDEDGRQQWLFLAPDAAGLKVDVVGQPVTVITPRAPLGKSLLGKCIDDEVEILVAGARQHFTVTEAR; this comes from the coding sequence ATGAATAAACACGCCGTCCTTCAATTGATTCTGGAAAAGCTGACAGTTGACCTCGATGTCCTCCAACGCGCCGCGCAGACCGCTTACGAGACGGCGACCCACGAAGAAAACATCGCCGAGAACAAATACGACACCCTCGGCCTGGAGGCTTCGTACCTGGCGACCGGACAAGCCAGGCGAGTCGAGCAAATCAGGCAATCGCTGGTGCTGTGCCAGAACCTGCAGCTGCGTGCCTACGATGACCAGCGCGGGATAGAACTCGGCACCCTGGTCGGACTGGAAGACGAGGACGGTCGCCAGCAATGGCTGTTCCTGGCGCCGGACGCGGCGGGGTTGAAGGTCGATGTGGTCGGTCAACCCGTCACCGTCATCACCCCACGCGCTCCGTTGGGCAAGAGCCTGCTGGGCAAGTGCATCGATGATGAGGTGGAGATTCTGGTGGCGGGCGCCCGGCAACACTTCACCGTGACCGAGGCCCGCTGA
- the earP gene encoding elongation factor P maturation arginine rhamnosyltransferase EarP has product MKARWDIFCSVVDNYGDIGVTWRLARQLVAEHTCDVCLWVDDLRAFERMCPQIDVSLEQQWQEGVDVRHWSCEWAPTPAADVVVAAFACQLPADYMEAMAARARTPLWMNLDYLSAEDWVVGCHRLPSVKFKGVQKYFFFPGFRPGTGGLLREAGLLQQRQAFQQDTHAQRQFLQTLGVFPVADARLISLFAYENAGLGSWLDVLSTDARATHLLVPEGRILVDVQRWLGEEGLTAGAIHQRGALTVQVLPFVRQAQYDQLLWCCELNAVRGEDSFVRAQWAGRPLLWHIYRQDEDIHLDKLDAFLELYTAALSPAAKAALVTLWQAWNTEGDMAQPWKMLLEHWPELNRHAQTWCLEQALQADLATALVQFYESWI; this is encoded by the coding sequence ATGAAAGCCCGCTGGGATATTTTTTGCAGTGTCGTCGATAACTACGGCGACATTGGCGTGACCTGGCGACTGGCCCGGCAATTGGTAGCGGAGCATACGTGCGATGTGTGCCTGTGGGTCGATGACCTGCGCGCCTTCGAGCGCATGTGCCCGCAGATCGATGTCAGCCTGGAGCAGCAGTGGCAAGAGGGCGTCGATGTGCGCCACTGGTCGTGCGAATGGGCGCCAACCCCTGCGGCCGATGTGGTGGTTGCCGCGTTCGCTTGCCAACTGCCGGCTGACTATATGGAAGCCATGGCCGCGCGCGCACGCACGCCGTTGTGGATGAACCTGGATTACCTCAGTGCCGAGGACTGGGTGGTGGGCTGTCACCGCCTGCCGTCGGTGAAGTTCAAGGGCGTGCAGAAGTACTTCTTCTTTCCTGGCTTTCGCCCAGGCACTGGCGGGCTGTTGCGTGAAGCAGGGTTGCTGCAGCAGCGTCAGGCTTTTCAGCAGGACACCCATGCGCAGCGCCAATTCCTGCAAACCCTGGGCGTGTTTCCAGTGGCCGATGCGCGGCTGATCTCGCTGTTCGCCTACGAAAACGCCGGGCTGGGCAGTTGGCTGGACGTGTTGTCGACAGACGCACGTGCCACTCATCTGTTGGTGCCGGAAGGGCGCATCCTGGTCGATGTGCAACGCTGGCTGGGCGAGGAGGGGCTGACGGCGGGGGCGATTCATCAACGCGGGGCCTTGACCGTGCAGGTGCTGCCGTTCGTGCGCCAGGCGCAGTACGACCAATTGTTGTGGTGCTGTGAGCTGAATGCCGTGCGTGGCGAGGATTCGTTCGTGCGCGCCCAGTGGGCCGGGCGCCCGTTGCTGTGGCACATCTATCGTCAGGACGAAGACATCCACCTGGACAAGCTCGATGCCTTTCTCGAACTGTACACCGCAGCCTTGTCGCCGGCGGCCAAGGCCGCACTGGTTACACTCTGGCAAGCCTGGAACACCGAGGGCGATATGGCCCAGCCGTGGAAAATGCTGCTGGAACACTGGCCGGAACTCAACAGGCATGCGCAAACCTGGTGTCTGGAACAGGCCTTGCAGGCCGATCTTGCGACGGCGCTGGTACAGTTTTATGAAAGTTGGATATGA
- a CDS encoding elongation factor P, with protein sequence MKTGKELKPGTVIRLENDPWLVQKAEFTKSGRNSAIMKTKLKNLLTGYKTEIVYSADDKLDDVILDRKEATLSFISGDTYTFMDTTDYTMYELNAEDIEAVLPFIEEGMEDVCEAIFFEERLVSVELPTTIVRKVAYTEGSARGDTSGKVMKPAKLSNGTELQVADFIEIDDLIEIDTREGGSYKGRAKK encoded by the coding sequence ATGAAAACTGGTAAAGAACTGAAACCCGGTACAGTGATCCGTCTCGAAAACGACCCTTGGCTGGTTCAGAAAGCTGAGTTCACCAAGTCCGGTCGTAACAGCGCCATCATGAAGACCAAGCTGAAGAACCTGCTGACCGGTTACAAGACCGAGATCGTCTACAGCGCCGATGACAAACTGGACGACGTGATCCTCGACCGCAAGGAAGCGACCCTGTCCTTCATCAGCGGCGACACCTACACGTTCATGGACACTACCGACTACACCATGTACGAGCTGAACGCTGAAGATATCGAAGCCGTTCTGCCGTTCATCGAAGAAGGCATGGAAGACGTCTGCGAAGCCATTTTCTTCGAAGAGCGCCTGGTCTCCGTAGAGCTGCCGACCACTATCGTGCGTAAAGTTGCCTACACCGAAGGTTCCGCTCGCGGTGACACTTCCGGCAAGGTGATGAAGCCTGCCAAGCTGAGCAACGGTACCGAACTGCAAGTCGCCGATTTCATCGAAATCGACGACCTGATCGAGATCGACACCCGCGAAGGTGGTTCGTACAAAGGTCGCGCCAAGAAGTAA
- a CDS encoding alpha/beta hydrolase: MNPLAKALTGSLLALSVSTAFAASGDVEHSTQGFLDALNAGTGKPMEQLTPQQARAVLTGAQAGVKLSLPRADVSQKTIQVDGQPLDLTIVRPAGVKGTLPVFMFFHGGGWVLGDYPTHERLVRDLVVGSGAVAVFVNYTPSPEAHYPVAINQAYGATKWVAEHGKEINVDGKRLAVAGNSVGGNMAAVVSLMAKDKGTPAIKFQLLLWPVTDANFDTGSYNQYAEGHFLTRNMMKWFWDNYTTDANQRAEIYASPLRATTDQLKGLPPAMVQTAGADVLRDEGEAYARKLDQAGVPVTAVRYNGMIHDYGLLNVVSQVPAVRSALLQASDELKQHLK; encoded by the coding sequence ATGAACCCACTTGCCAAAGCACTCACCGGTAGCCTGCTCGCCCTTTCCGTCAGCACAGCCTTCGCCGCCAGCGGTGATGTGGAGCACAGCACCCAGGGCTTCCTGGATGCGCTGAACGCCGGCACCGGCAAGCCGATGGAGCAATTGACGCCCCAGCAAGCCCGCGCGGTGCTGACCGGTGCGCAGGCCGGAGTGAAGTTGAGCCTGCCCAGGGCGGATGTGAGCCAGAAGACCATTCAGGTCGACGGCCAGCCGCTGGACCTGACCATTGTGCGTCCGGCCGGGGTCAAGGGCACGTTGCCGGTGTTCATGTTCTTCCACGGCGGCGGCTGGGTGCTGGGGGATTACCCGACCCATGAACGCCTGGTGCGAGACCTGGTGGTGGGTTCGGGAGCCGTGGCGGTTTTCGTCAACTACACCCCATCACCGGAAGCGCATTACCCGGTGGCGATCAACCAGGCGTATGGCGCAACAAAGTGGGTGGCGGAGCACGGCAAGGAAATCAACGTCGATGGCAAGCGCCTGGCAGTCGCGGGCAACAGCGTCGGCGGCAACATGGCAGCGGTGGTCAGTCTGATGGCAAAGGACAAGGGCACGCCGGCGATCAAGTTCCAGCTGCTGCTGTGGCCGGTGACCGATGCCAACTTCGACACGGGCTCCTACAACCAGTACGCCGAGGGGCACTTCCTCACCAGAAACATGATGAAGTGGTTCTGGGACAATTACACCACTGACGCCAACCAGCGTGCCGAGATCTACGCCTCGCCACTGCGGGCAACCACCGATCAACTCAAGGGGCTGCCCCCCGCGATGGTGCAAACCGCCGGTGCCGATGTCCTGCGTGACGAGGGTGAAGCCTACGCCCGTAAACTGGATCAGGCCGGTGTGCCGGTGACTGCCGTACGCTACAACGGCATGATCCACGACTACGGCTTGCTCAACGTGGTCAGCCAGGTGCCCGCTGTACGTTCTGCCTTGCTGCAAGCGTCGGATGAACTCAAGCAACACCTGAAGTAA
- a CDS encoding organic hydroperoxide resistance protein — MQTLYTAVATATGGRDGRAVSSDNILDVKLSTPKELGGAGGQATNPEQLFAAGYSACFIGALKFVAGQAKRKIPDDASITAHVGIGQIPGGFGLDIDLHISLPGLAQDDAQTLVDAAHQVCPYSNATRGNVDVRLHVTV, encoded by the coding sequence ATGCAAACGCTCTATACCGCAGTAGCCACCGCCACCGGCGGCCGTGATGGTCGCGCTGTCTCCAGTGACAACATCCTCGACGTCAAACTCTCCACGCCCAAGGAATTGGGCGGCGCTGGCGGCCAGGCCACCAACCCTGAACAGCTATTCGCGGCCGGCTATTCGGCCTGCTTTATCGGCGCCCTGAAATTCGTCGCCGGCCAGGCCAAACGCAAAATCCCGGATGACGCCTCGATCACCGCCCACGTTGGCATCGGCCAGATCCCCGGCGGTTTCGGCCTGGACATCGACCTGCACATCAGCCTGCCAGGCCTGGCCCAGGACGATGCGCAAACGCTGGTCGACGCCGCCCATCAGGTCTGCCCGTACTCCAACGCCACGCGCGGCAACGTCGACGTGCGTCTGCACGTAACCGTTTAA
- a CDS encoding MarR family winged helix-turn-helix transcriptional regulator, translating to MSKNPNPCESLMLDNQLCFALHSTSLLMTKVYKPLLQALGLTYPQYLAMMVLWEEDGLTVGEISTRLLTDPGSLTPLLKRLEAEGLLSRTRSREDERVVVVELTAAGRALQDKAMGIPQCILGASGMELEQLRKLQADLIALRSNLQSAI from the coding sequence ATGAGCAAAAATCCCAATCCTTGCGAATCCTTGATGCTGGATAACCAGCTTTGTTTCGCGTTGCACTCCACCTCGCTGTTGATGACCAAGGTATACAAGCCCCTCCTTCAGGCTCTCGGCCTGACCTATCCGCAGTACCTGGCCATGATGGTGCTGTGGGAAGAAGACGGTTTGACCGTGGGTGAAATCAGCACTCGCCTGCTCACCGACCCCGGGTCCCTGACACCCCTGCTCAAGCGCCTGGAAGCCGAAGGCCTGTTGAGCCGCACCCGCAGCCGCGAAGATGAGCGCGTGGTGGTGGTGGAACTGACTGCTGCCGGGCGTGCGCTGCAGGACAAGGCCATGGGGATCCCGCAGTGCATCCTGGGCGCCAGCGGGATGGAACTGGAGCAGTTACGCAAACTGCAGGCGGATTTGATTGCTTTGCGCAGCAACCTGCAGAGCGCAATCTAA